In the genome of Calothrix sp. PCC 6303, the window CTAATCGGATGCTAAATGCGATCGCAATTCAATGCGGACAGAACCCCAGCGAGAACCCTATTATAACTCCAAAATCGCCTCAATATGCTTGGATGTTTGCCAAAACTGTTGTTCATATTGCCGATGCTAACTTTCATGAAGCTGTGAGTCATTTAGGAAGAACCCATTTATTTGTGGGTTCTTTTGTCATTGCTACCCATCGTCAATTACCAGTAAATCATCCGTTGAGTCTATTATTGCGTCCCCATTTTGCTGGGACTCTAGCTATTAACGAAGAAGCACAACGGGCGTTAATTTCAGCAGGAGGAGGAGTTGACAGGTTATTATCTTCCAGCATTGATAATTCCCGTGTCTTTGCAGTACGAGGACTTCAAAGCTACAAATTTAATAGTGCCATGTTACCGAAACAACTACAAATACGTGGTGTAGATGATACTAATACTTTGCCTGTTTATCCTTACAGAGATGATGGTTTATTAATTTGGAATGCGATACATGAATGGGTTTCGAGCTATTTAAGTAGTTATTACATAGCAGACGAAGAGATTCAAAAAGATACCTATCTCCAGAAATGGGCAACAGAAGTACAAGCATTTGATGGTGGACGGATACAGGATTTTGGGGAAGCAAATGGAGGTATACAAACTAGGGAATATTTGGTGAATGCGATCGCATTAATCATTTTTACAGCTAGCGCTCAACATGCGGTAGTCAACTTCCCTCAAAAAGACATCATGAGCTATGCCGGAATTATACCCCTAGCAGGTTACGCACCAGCATCAACCTTATTAAAACCAGAAGTTACCGAACAAGATTATCTGAGTTTGCTTCCACCGTTAGAACAGGCACAAAAGCAATTAAATTTACTGTATCTATTAGGTTCTACCTACTACAACAAACTCGGTGATTATCCTCAAAAACATTTTACCGACCCCAAAGTTCAAAATTCATTACAAAAATTCCGTAATCGTCTCCAAGAAATTGAAGAAATAATTCATCAACGTAACGTGAACCGTCCATCATATACCTATTTACTTCCTTCCCGTATTCCTCAAAGTATCAATATTTGAACTTTCAATTAATCGAAAAACATCTATTGATTTAGACGAAGCAATATCCAATAACAATTATCTAATTAATTGTACATATTTTAAATTACAGGAGATCCAGACAAAACATTAAGCCATGCCATGTAGACACGAGACATGTCGCGTCTCTCTTTCTATTTAATTAGGACTTACGCACTAAGCAGGCATTTCCGTCAGCAGTTTCTTCTAGAATAGCAATCTCAAAGCCTTGATCTTACGACAGATTGTGTAAGTCCTATTGATATTTAGCAATATTTAGTGATAGTTTACAACACAAAAATATTTTAGTTTATTTTTAAAAATCATTAAATTCAGCTTCATCCAACATAATCACCTGAAAATCTCACCCAAACCCCAAATTTTATGGCACTCAAACAACAAGTTATCAAGGGACATCAACGCCAAATATGGCTAGCGAAGATCCTCGCAAAAGTAGGAAATAATAGTCCAATTGGCAAGTTATTACGCTTGGGATTTTATTATGCAGATGGAATTGTAATCCTCAGACATTGGCGAGATTTTCTCTATATTCGTAAGGATAACATTGGGGATACATACCTTGCAGTAGACCAAGCAATTATGCATTCTTCCCATACCCAAGTCAAGGAATTAATACATACAGAACCCCAATTAAGGGGCAACGATTTAGGTATTATTAGAATTTTAGCTCCTAGCTACCTACTAAATAATCCCCTAAGTTTAGGAATGAATGGAAACCAACATCAAGGTGCTAGAGCTTTATTTTCTCAAGCTTTACCTAATCCATCCGAACAAGCCGATATTTTAGGGGAATTAGTGCATCAATATCTAGCGGATGCTGCCAAACAAAAACAACTACATATTGGAAACGATTTACCAGCAATAATGTTGCAAATTTTGCATAGAGTTGTATTTGGTATTTCCTTATCAGATGAAGAAATTAATGGTTCTCGAAACTTTATTAAAGGTTTACCACTTGCATCCCTACCCAATTTTATCAGTGAAAAAGTAATTGCAAGTAAAACTGCACCAAGCATAAAACACCGAAAAAATTTAATCAAACGCTATCAACAATCACCAAAATGGGCAGATTATTTAGAAACAGGTTCCCGATATCAATTAAACCCGCACCAGATTGCTAACACTCTATTTGATATGATTCATATTGCTGGAACTGCTGGAACAAGTGCGCTGTTAGGTTCGGTAATTGGTGTTTTGTGTCAAGATAATGCCTTGAGAAATGATGTCGTTGCAGAAATTAATACTGTTTGGGATGGAAGCGAAGCATTAAAGGAAGATAATATTGAACAATTAATACTAATTCGTAATACTATCTTAGAAACGGCTCGTCTTTACCCACCAGTCAGATTTGTTAGTCAATTAGCCAGAGAATCAGGTGAAATAGAAATTACTGCTAGCAAATGTCCCTTTCAAAAAGGAACCCGGTTACTTGGTTCCATTTTCACAGCTAATAGAGATCCTCGTAGATATGACAACCCAGACAATTTTGACACAAATCGAGATTTTTCTGATCTTTTATCTTGGAATGGAAAAGGACATGAACGTACTTGTCCAGGAAAAGATTTATCAATTGCTTTAATTCAAATATTCTGTTTATATTTATTCAAAAAGTATCAATGGAATTCAACTACCGCAGTGAAATGGGATTTTGAGAAAGTGACTTCTGTGACTCCAAATGATTTAGTTCTTCAAGGGTTTTCCAGTAAGCTGTAATCAAAAATAGACGTGATATATAGGAAATTTTAGATTACACAAAGAACACATAAAATCCTGGATGTTTCAACAATATATCAACAATATTAAGAGAGACGCGATATATCGCGTCTCTACAAAGGCAAAATTTAGAATCTAAAACCCAATGATTGGAACTATAGAAAAGAAAAATCTTAATGATATTGCCACCTGGATGACATCAGTTCAAGAAACTGGTTTACCAGATATTCTCAAAGGTGTATTTTTCATGGATGGAAATCCACTTCCAGATACTTGTATCACGATGTATAACGTGGAATGGGATTCTCAAAATCTGAGTTTGTTTATACCTGTATATGGCTCAGTACAGTGGACATTTCACAACTCAATTCCGGGATGGTTTTTACTACTTGGTGCCAAAATCAGCCAGTTTGGATATAAAATGCAATTTGAAGATGCAACTTTGAAACATGCTCAAATCATCCCTTTTTTCTTTGGTTTGCAAATTCCTAAATGGATTTTTGATTTAACTATGGATCAAATAGGTGATGCGAATAATGGGGATACTTGGAAGCGTAAAAATCTTTGGTTTGGTGGCAGTATTCGCATTGCTGAATATACCTTGCGTCGAGTTGTCAATGCAGATGGAAGTTATACACCGGCTTTTATAGATATGCTGAATAAAGCCCCTAATGAGTGTTTAATTATAGCGAGAAATTAGTTAAGTACAGTATATTTAATTAAATTTGAGTGGTAGTTTGTTGCGTGATACACATTAGGAATGGAGATGCTACCCTGTCGTTGTCATATCTCCTATGAAGACTTAATTACTTAGTTTTAGCAGAATAGGATTTCAGACTAACTACAGGAGAAAAAGAAATAGATTTAAGGTGAATTGGATCGATAATATCCTGTTGCATTCCATAGTCATAGGTAGCAAACTCCACTTGTAAAATTAAGCGAGGTTTTGTAATCGGAGGACTACCTTTATGATTACCAAATGAATCCTCCGCAAATCCCCAACCAGCAGATCCGCAAATATGCACAACATTTTCAATTCCATAGTAATCTATTAAATCTTTCTCTGTTGCTCTCCCTCGAAGAATTTGAGAGGAAAAATTCTTTTTTTTATGGCTTTTGAGAATGTAAACATGGGGACCACAACCTAAATCCACATCTGTTAAGTAAAAGAAGAATTTGAGAAACTTATAATCATCTAAATCACAATGAAACACCTGTGCTGATTTCGATTGTTCGTAAATATCAGAATCCGTAGGAAAACTCCAAAATAAAGAGTTGCCAATATGTAGAGGTGTGGTTTTTAAGTACCTAGCAGCAATCTTAAGTAATGTCGGATCTTGTTCCAGCATTTTGATAGCAGGACACTGAGATGCTGTATTAAAATATTTTGCCGAGAGAATTTTAGTTTGATAGTAAAGTTGAGCTTTTTCTCTCTCCCAAACATGAAAACCCATGCTTGGCTTTCTCCCAGCATAACAATTCGTGCTCAAAGAAAAATCCAAAATTTCCTTGACAATTGTCTGAGGTAATTTTAATCCCTGAAATAGCCCATATTCTTCCAGTAACTCCACAACTTGAGGAATATCTATATCCGTGAAAATACTGTTTGAATTAGGAGATAGTATAGATTCATCAGCTTCCTTCAAATAAGCATTTTTCCATGCTCGGATAAAATGAAATCGAGCAAATTTACGCATGATAAACCATCTGGGATTTGCAGATAGATCTTCCCAGTTATCAATTAAGTAATACAGCAGTTTGACATGAATCTTATGGAAAAAATCATTCATAAATTATGATTGAGATAAATTCGTTTAACCTAATATACCCAATATTTTTTAATATCAACGATTAATGGGACACCAGATAAAAGTGGTTAACTATCACCTTCGTCAGATTTTTAGGTGAATAAATAAAGATGCCAGAAAAAATCAAAAATAGGTATATGTTTAACACATAAAAAATATACATAAAATACATTTGACTAATCATAGGGCGAAAATAAAAAGCCAGTTTTTAATTTTTCGGATATACAAAATGAATAGATAAATTAAGGCAACGAATTGCTTGACATAACTGAAATACTGGAACTTCAGTAAAAACGCCCTCACTTTTTGCTACTATTTAAGATCTGATTCTTCAACACAGGGATACCAGGTATGAGTAAAGGCACGCTGTTCGATAAAGTTTGGAACTTGCATACCGTTGGGGTACTCCCATCAGGACAAACACAACTATTTATTGGACTGCACCTCATCCATGAAGTCACCAGTCCTCAAGCCTTCGCCATGTTACGCGATCGCCAACTTCAAGTATTGTTCCCCCAGCGTACAGTCGCCACAGTAGACCATATAGTCCCCACCGAAAACCAGGCGCGTCCCTTTGCTGATACCATGGCGGAAGAGATGATGCAAGCCTTGGAAACCAACACCCAAGAAAATAATATTACCTTCCACAAAATTGGTTCTGGGAATCAGGGAATCGTCCATGTCATCGCTCCAGAACAGGGACTCACCCAACCAGGAATGACCATAGCTTGTGGAGATAGTCACACTTCCACCCATGGAGCATTTGGCGCGATCGCATTTGGCATCGGCACCAGTCAGGTTCGTGATGTCCTTGCTTCCCAAACCCTCGCACTCTCCAAATTAAAAGTCCGCAAAATCGAAGTCAACGGCACCCTCAACCCCGGAGTCTACGCCAAAGATGTCGTATTACATGTCATTCGCACCCTAGGAGTCAAAGGAGGTGTGGGATTTGCTTACGAATTTGCAGGTACCACCCTCGAACAAATGAACATGGAAGAGCGGATGACCATTTGTAACATGGCAATCGAAGGGGGAGCCAGATGTGGTTATGTCAACCCCGATCAAGTAACCTACGACTACCTCCAAGGGCGTGACTTTGCCCCCAAAGCCGAACAATGGGAAAAAGCCGTAGCTTGGTGGGAATCCCTCAAAAGCGAACCCAACGCCGAATACGATGATGTCATAGTCTTCAAAGCCGCCGACATTCCCCCCACAGTCACCTGGGGAATCACCCCCGGACAAGGCATCGGCATCGATCAACAGGTACCAACCCCCGACCAAATGCCAGAAGACGAGCGCTTCATCGCCGAAGAAGCATACCAATACATGGATTTGGCACCAGGTCAAGCCATTGAAGGCACCAAAATAGACGTTTGTTTCATCGGTAGCTGCACCAACGGACGCATCAGCGATTTACGTGAAGCCGCCAAAGTCGCCCAAGGTAGACATGTCGCCCCAGGAATCAAAGCCTTCGTTGTCCCCGGCTCCGAACGAGTCAAACAACAAGCCGAAGCCGAAGGACTCCACCAAATCTTCATCACCGCCGGGTTTGAATGGCGCGAAGCCGGATGTTCCATGTGCCTCGCCATGAACCCCGACAAACTCCAAGGCAGACAAATCAGCGCCTCCTCCTCCAACCGCAACTTCAAAGGGCGACAAGGCTCCTCCAGCGGGCGCACCCTCCTCATGAGTCCAGCCATGGTAGCAGCAGCAGCCATATCCGGCAAACTCTGCGATGTACGCCAAATGCTGAACTAAGAAAAGGCAGGGGGCAGGGAGACAAGGGGAATAAATACTCTTTCTTTCTCACTCTCCCACTCTCCCCCTCTGCCTCTCTTCTCTCTTCCTCTCCGCGTAACCCTGCGCTTACCTCCGCGCTCTACCCTACGGGAAGCCGCAAGCGTCTAATGCGTTAAAACTCTTATTACTCAAACCATGACCAAAATCCAATTAATATCCGGTAACAGCATCCCCCTCATCGGCAACGACATAGACACCGATCGCATTATCCCCGCTCGCTATCTCCGCAGCATCACCTTCGACGGCTTAGGGCAACATGCCTTCGCCGACGATCGCATTGGAGGACAACACCCATTCGATCAACCCCAATACCAAGAAGCCAAAATCTTAATAGTCAATCGTAACTTTGGATGTGGTTCCTCCCGCGAACACGCACCACAAGCGATCGCTAAATGGGGAATCAAGGCATTAATAGGTGAAAGCTTCGCCGAAATCTTCTTTGGTAACTGCGTCGCCATCGGCATCCCCTGCCTCACCGCCACCACCGCCGATGTCAAGCATTTGCAAGAAATCGTTACAAATAACCCCCAAACATCCACCACAATCAACTTAGAATCAATGGAAGTGCAATGTGGCGACTTTACAGCACCTGTTTCCATCGGTGAAGGAGCGAGAAACATGTTTATTTCCGGAACTTGGGATGCTTGCGGACAATTAGTAGCTCAAAAAGAGCAAATTCAAGCAACAGCTTCTCACCTACCATACATGAGTTGGGCATAATAAAATCGGCTATTAGCTACTAGCTATTAGCCATTTGGGAAGTCCAGATCAACTCCCTTGCCCCCCTGCTCCCTGCTTCCTTCCTAATCCCTCTCAGTCCGAACCCAAGCTTTTTGAGGCTGCACAAAAAACTTCAGATACAGAGGTATTTTCCAAAGAATATAAATAGGAATACTCAACAATTGACTCAGCGGTAAATCATCACGGCTAAATTTCCACCAAGCCGTGAAAATCGCCAATATCAGAGCAACTCCCGCAGCAGTGGCAATCATTGCAGGTATCCAAAAACTACCAACTATTCCAAGTAGCAGTGAACTAACCAATAATCCAATCCAAATTACCACCAATAGGGAAAGTGGAGGAATACATATATCTAAGGCAACTCCCAGTAAATCTAATCTGCCTTGACGAATTGCAGCACCAACGAGCATCGGGACGTAATTGGATATCGTGTGTAAATGTCCATGTTCCCAACGGGTACGCTGACTAGTTGCTGCTTGAGCATTTTGGGGAAGGTTGCCAATTACCCTGGCTTCGGGACAGTATAAAGGTGTATACCCAGCAATATTCAGATTTAAACCCAGCTTCATATCTTCGACGATATCACCACTTGCCAAGTCAACTGCCCGAATCACAGACCAAGGAAATGCCATGCCTGTCCCTGATAATAGACATGGTAAACCTAGCTTTGACATCCCACGCGATCGCACTAAATTTTTCACCTTGAAAGCAAAGGCAGAAATGGCATCTTTCGGTGTAGGATTGCTGGGTGTTTCCATTAAATAGGTAGCTTGGATAGGATGATTAGTCCTCAATGCCTTTTTGGTTAATTTTTCAATTGTCCCAGTTTCAACTTGACAATCAGCATCAATAAAAATCACCACATCAGGTGGATTAGATGCCAAAAAATTCAAGCCAAAATCCATGGCATAACCTTTACCAAGAAGCTGTTGATTCTGTCTTTCAATCACAGTTGCACCAGCTAATCTAGCTACAGTAGCTGTGGCATCTGTACAGTTATCAGCAATTACTATCAAGCTACATAGTTGTTTAGTTGTGGATAGAATCTGCTGGATAGTAGATTGAATTGTGAGTTCTTCGTTGTGTGCGGGAATCAGGATTGCCACCTTCGGATCAAGATTGCGTTGACGAGTTCTCCCAACTGTCAAAGGTAAGAGTGCTGCAACGCATTCAACTAGTAAAAAAACACACAACAGAAGTACTAATAAACTAATGGTAACCAGTGCTAAATTAGCGCTGAAATTAACTAACTCAAGAATTCCCATAACTTTGTTTAACTTTATCCAGTATTTTTGCCGGGATTCCTACAGCTGTAGCCATGTTTGGAACGTCACTTAGAACCACCGCATTTGCACCGATATTGGCATCATCTCCAATCTGGACATTGCCAAATATTTTGGCACCAGCCCCAACGTTGACCCGTTCACCAAGTTGCGGGGCTTCTAAAGGACGTTCGAGATAGCGATTCCCCAAGGTTACGCCTTGGCGAAGGATACAATCGTTACCAATACGGCAATAACCATGAATAACGATTGCTCCTTGATGTTCAATGATGACACGTCTTCCCAGTTCAACAGTGTACGGTAATTCAATCCCGTAAGTGTTACGAACTTTACGATATAACATTCGGTAAAGAATGCTCAAAGGCGCACGGAGGAGTTTGGGTTGAACCTGCATTCGCCAAACTCCAAAGCGATGAATGGCAACGGCTCTAAAACCGGGCTTTGTCCAGTCGCGTCCATGAGCAATCCAGTCTTCCTGGATTTGCTGCCACAGGGTTAAGCCTTCCGGAAGCAGAGGAGCAGGGAGAGGGGGAGCAGGGAGACAATTCATCTTCAAGTTCTCAACTTAACGATACAGTCTTTGCTCGCTCTGAACTCATTTCTGTGCGGGCATAGTCGTAGTAGAAATAACTACCTGGTTCGTTTTTCACACTGACACCATTGGCGACTAAACCCAAGATATTTGCTTCGGAACGAGCTAGGAGTGACTTGGCTGCGATCGCACTATCGGAATTAGCGATACCGGGACGAACCACCATTAACACGCCATCAGCC includes:
- a CDS encoding lipoxygenase family protein, which gives rise to MPASSKDNSIGFSNSNGLEAARKKYQYNYTHIPPLAMLDTLPQGEEFSKDWLYLLAQNLRIVFVNTIITNRGNRGSQSVRDDVRYFILEALMKGAIPIQINVIGRLLQIVPQILLKGISRDFREIDDLFFSSLKESGLSIFKDSLDRIIEMMYERQPKGHVKNLNDYRILLPKMELPAIVNGFGQDDVFAYMQVAGYNPLMINRVTNLKANFPVTEEHYQGVMGEDDSLAAAGTEGRLYLADYEILDGAVNGAYPNIQKYLYAPIALFAVPRGTESNRMLNAIAIQCGQNPSENPIITPKSPQYAWMFAKTVVHIADANFHEAVSHLGRTHLFVGSFVIATHRQLPVNHPLSLLLRPHFAGTLAINEEAQRALISAGGGVDRLLSSSIDNSRVFAVRGLQSYKFNSAMLPKQLQIRGVDDTNTLPVYPYRDDGLLIWNAIHEWVSSYLSSYYIADEEIQKDTYLQKWATEVQAFDGGRIQDFGEANGGIQTREYLVNAIALIIFTASAQHAVVNFPQKDIMSYAGIIPLAGYAPASTLLKPEVTEQDYLSLLPPLEQAQKQLNLLYLLGSTYYNKLGDYPQKHFTDPKVQNSLQKFRNRLQEIEEIIHQRNVNRPSYTYLLPSRIPQSINI
- a CDS encoding cytochrome P450; its protein translation is MALKQQVIKGHQRQIWLAKILAKVGNNSPIGKLLRLGFYYADGIVILRHWRDFLYIRKDNIGDTYLAVDQAIMHSSHTQVKELIHTEPQLRGNDLGIIRILAPSYLLNNPLSLGMNGNQHQGARALFSQALPNPSEQADILGELVHQYLADAAKQKQLHIGNDLPAIMLQILHRVVFGISLSDEEINGSRNFIKGLPLASLPNFISEKVIASKTAPSIKHRKNLIKRYQQSPKWADYLETGSRYQLNPHQIANTLFDMIHIAGTAGTSALLGSVIGVLCQDNALRNDVVAEINTVWDGSEALKEDNIEQLILIRNTILETARLYPPVRFVSQLARESGEIEITASKCPFQKGTRLLGSIFTANRDPRRYDNPDNFDTNRDFSDLLSWNGKGHERTCPGKDLSIALIQIFCLYLFKKYQWNSTTAVKWDFEKVTSVTPNDLVLQGFSSKL
- the leuC gene encoding 3-isopropylmalate dehydratase large subunit yields the protein MSKGTLFDKVWNLHTVGVLPSGQTQLFIGLHLIHEVTSPQAFAMLRDRQLQVLFPQRTVATVDHIVPTENQARPFADTMAEEMMQALETNTQENNITFHKIGSGNQGIVHVIAPEQGLTQPGMTIACGDSHTSTHGAFGAIAFGIGTSQVRDVLASQTLALSKLKVRKIEVNGTLNPGVYAKDVVLHVIRTLGVKGGVGFAYEFAGTTLEQMNMEERMTICNMAIEGGARCGYVNPDQVTYDYLQGRDFAPKAEQWEKAVAWWESLKSEPNAEYDDVIVFKAADIPPTVTWGITPGQGIGIDQQVPTPDQMPEDERFIAEEAYQYMDLAPGQAIEGTKIDVCFIGSCTNGRISDLREAAKVAQGRHVAPGIKAFVVPGSERVKQQAEAEGLHQIFITAGFEWREAGCSMCLAMNPDKLQGRQISASSSNRNFKGRQGSSSGRTLLMSPAMVAAAAISGKLCDVRQMLN
- the leuD gene encoding 3-isopropylmalate dehydratase small subunit; the protein is MTKIQLISGNSIPLIGNDIDTDRIIPARYLRSITFDGLGQHAFADDRIGGQHPFDQPQYQEAKILIVNRNFGCGSSREHAPQAIAKWGIKALIGESFAEIFFGNCVAIGIPCLTATTADVKHLQEIVTNNPQTSTTINLESMEVQCGDFTAPVSIGEGARNMFISGTWDACGQLVAQKEQIQATASHLPYMSWA
- a CDS encoding glycosyltransferase family 2 protein — its product is MGILELVNFSANLALVTISLLVLLLCVFLLVECVAALLPLTVGRTRQRNLDPKVAILIPAHNEELTIQSTIQQILSTTKQLCSLIVIADNCTDATATVARLAGATVIERQNQQLLGKGYAMDFGLNFLASNPPDVVIFIDADCQVETGTIEKLTKKALRTNHPIQATYLMETPSNPTPKDAISAFAFKVKNLVRSRGMSKLGLPCLLSGTGMAFPWSVIRAVDLASGDIVEDMKLGLNLNIAGYTPLYCPEARVIGNLPQNAQAATSQRTRWEHGHLHTISNYVPMLVGAAIRQGRLDLLGVALDICIPPLSLLVVIWIGLLVSSLLLGIVGSFWIPAMIATAAGVALILAIFTAWWKFSRDDLPLSQLLSIPIYILWKIPLYLKFFVQPQKAWVRTERD
- a CDS encoding serine O-acetyltransferase translates to MNCLPAPPLPAPLLPEGLTLWQQIQEDWIAHGRDWTKPGFRAVAIHRFGVWRMQVQPKLLRAPLSILYRMLYRKVRNTYGIELPYTVELGRRVIIEHQGAIVIHGYCRIGNDCILRQGVTLGNRYLERPLEAPQLGERVNVGAGAKIFGNVQIGDDANIGANAVVLSDVPNMATAVGIPAKILDKVKQSYGNS